A window of Vigna unguiculata cultivar IT97K-499-35 chromosome 4, ASM411807v1, whole genome shotgun sequence contains these coding sequences:
- the LOC114182454 gene encoding zinc finger CCCH domain-containing protein 20-like, with the protein MMLGEHHRANPTVHVPPWPTHDDPTAEMYSAFLSNDVNAAEYSPYYLQEALTALQRYLPANETDADSDSEAQTDAPVDAYSCDHFRMYEFKVRRCARGRSHDWTECPYAHPGEKARRRDPRKFHYSGAACPEFRKGSCKKGDTCEFAHGVFECWLHPARYRTQPCKDGTSCRRRVCFFAHTPEQLRLVPMQSPRSSGESYDGSPMRQVLQSSAFMSSPAASLSPPESPPVSPSMNEMVASLRNLQLGKMKSMPHNRNVTVGSPGYGSPRGSVLRPGFCSLPTTPTQQPGRSGVNYLDVWEQSVEEEPVMERVESGRGIRAKMFEKLSKENPLEGSGQGSGAPDVGWVSELVK; encoded by the coding sequence ATGATGCTCGGAGAGCACCATCGAGCGAATCCAACCGTCCACGTCCCACCATGGCCAACCCACGATGATCCAACGGCTGAGATGTACTCTGCTTTCTTATCAAACGACGTCAATGCTGCCGAGTACTCTCCCTACTATCTTCAAGAAGCGTTAACGGCGCTGCAGCGTTATCTCCCCGCTAACGAAACTGATGCTGACTCGGACTCGGAGGCTCAAACCGACGCGCCGGTCGACGCCTACTCCTGCGACCATTTTCGCATGTACGAGTTCAAGGTCCGTCGATGCGCGCGTGGCAGGTCGCACGACTGGACCGAGTGTCCGTACGCGCATCCCGGCGAGAAGGCTCGCCGCCGCGACCCGCGCAAGTTCCACTACTCCGGCGCGGCGTGTCCCGAGTTCCGCAAGGGAAGCTGCAAGAAAGGTGACACGTGCGAGTTCGCGCACGGCGTCTTCGAGTGCTGGCTGCACCCTGCGCGCTACCGCACGCAGCCGTGCAAGGACGGCACCAGTTGCCGCCGGCGCGTGTGCTTCTTTGCGCACACCCCTGAGCAGCTGCGCCTGGTGCCGATGCAGAGTCCTCGCAGTTCGGGTGAGTCGTACGACGGTTCTCCGATGAGACAGGTTCTGCAGTCTTCGGCGTTCATGTCGTCTCCGGCGGCTTCTCTTTCTCCGCCGGAGTCTCCGCCCGTGTCCCCTTCTATGAACGAGATGGTGGCTTCTCTGCGTAATCTGCAGCTTGGTAAGATGAAGTCGATGCCTCATAACAGAAACGTTACTGTCGGGTCGCCGGGTTACGGGTCACCACGGGGTTCCGTGCTCCGACCCGGATTCTGTAGTCTTCCCACAACACCAACTCAGCAACCGGGTCGGTCTGGGGTGAACTATTTGGATGTTTGGGAGCAGAGTGTTGAGGAGGAGCCAGTGATGGAGAGGGTGGAGTCTGGGAGGGGCATAAGGGCGAAGATGTTTGAGAAGCTGAGCAAAGAGAACCCTCTGGAAGGGTCGGGTCAGGGAAGTGGGGCTCCGGATGTTGGGTGGGTTTCGGAGCTTGTGAAGTGA